The Sulfurihydrogenibium sp. YO3AOP1 genome has a window encoding:
- a CDS encoding tetratricopeptide repeat protein — protein sequence MKVLNSRSLELFSQNEKESLIKLNIILALVLTLFFCSYAEVKVPEVVFPLEITTKITEEKPYLEPPNTLELKTLNEELNITQYIKPKKPTDVKLPVLTIEKPTAYLGIPPSNALLSDAIDYYNKGDLLFAESSLEKFIEKYKDHKNLFYAYYLLGVVKYNLGKYLEAESNLSKSCEILKTKEACLSSAIVNIMLGNQEKAKFLLSQFDKDIDVSFYNQVINLLSGGKADFNNINCDNLDIGSIEYCQYIQKYYNFSVGNFLKALKIKYTGKNKQLIYDSILIDGFSYYYTGDYQNALEKFNLILKENTNGYVYNLALYGKALIDSNNIDDYAGVLQSRDELLAHYLYIKLANERFKKGDYLDAFIYFQNAIKLTDKNKTYLKLAIATSLYNLKNYDYALKLFSDLTTETKDPEVFYYAGITAYADKDFVKAERFLNKASESKNSEIRKKALIYLAEIYLINKDDENFVNTVSQLKEFDQIYAYDLLGWYFYLNGDYQNAFKAFKDPYMKAVSAFNAGDLEAVKNIIQNRNDRKSKFLLVYVYIKENDLEKAREVLKELLNGDDLIAKKAYYLYAYTFFSSGDFVRASQEFSKFLEKYKNDDDIYTRKALLRLADSYYNLGERDLAVNIYKDFITKYSGTKDSIDAAYNLIILESKGSSEDVESMIKSFLAKYPNYPLANILKIQLAEIYQNKGKIEDAIKIYQEVAASNSKESALATYKLAESYYKLNQLDKAKQVLIDYLNTNNEEYKVPSKLLLAEIYEKQNDLDNSIKIYEELKENDDVKFKLAKILLQKGDYDKASAYFKELLEKHPEKVNELSFYIGKTYYLMNNEKDAVSYLENGTKSSNYNDAAESYYLLGMIYNKENPNKALNYFLNGIYLYPEAKDITAKSRIEAAKILLKAEKRKEASCLLTPLQNYEDENIKNTAINILKDLPKCVR from the coding sequence ATGAAAGTATTAAACAGTAGATCCTTAGAGCTTTTTTCTCAGAATGAAAAAGAAAGCTTGATAAAACTAAATATTATTTTGGCATTAGTCTTAACTCTATTTTTTTGTTCTTATGCAGAAGTAAAAGTCCCGGAGGTAGTTTTTCCGTTAGAAATAACGACAAAAATCACTGAAGAAAAACCCTATTTAGAACCACCTAATACTCTTGAGCTGAAAACTTTAAACGAAGAATTAAATATTACACAATACATAAAACCAAAAAAACCGACAGATGTAAAACTTCCAGTCCTTACCATAGAAAAACCTACAGCTTACTTAGGAATCCCTCCATCAAATGCACTATTATCCGATGCAATAGATTACTACAACAAAGGAGATTTATTGTTTGCTGAAAGCAGTCTTGAAAAATTTATAGAAAAATATAAAGACCATAAAAACCTGTTTTATGCTTATTATCTACTTGGGGTAGTTAAATACAATCTTGGAAAATACCTGGAGGCAGAAAGTAATCTATCAAAAAGCTGTGAAATATTAAAAACAAAAGAGGCATGCCTATCTTCAGCTATTGTTAATATAATGCTTGGCAATCAAGAAAAAGCCAAATTCTTATTATCACAATTTGACAAAGATATAGATGTTAGTTTTTATAATCAAGTGATAAATCTACTATCAGGCGGTAAAGCTGATTTTAACAATATAAATTGCGATAATTTAGACATTGGAAGCATAGAGTACTGTCAATACATTCAAAAGTATTATAATTTTTCAGTAGGAAACTTTTTAAAGGCTTTAAAGATAAAATACACAGGCAAGAACAAACAGTTAATATATGACTCTATCTTAATAGATGGATTTTCTTATTATTATACAGGTGATTATCAAAATGCTTTGGAAAAATTCAACCTTATTCTCAAAGAAAACACAAATGGGTATGTTTATAATCTTGCTTTATACGGTAAAGCTTTAATAGATTCAAATAACATTGATGACTACGCAGGCGTTTTACAATCAAGAGATGAGCTTTTAGCACATTATCTTTACATAAAACTTGCAAATGAAAGGTTTAAAAAAGGAGATTATTTAGATGCTTTTATATACTTCCAAAATGCTATAAAGCTAACAGACAAAAATAAAACATACTTAAAGCTTGCCATTGCAACATCTTTATACAATCTTAAGAACTACGACTACGCATTAAAATTATTTTCTGATTTAACGACAGAAACAAAAGACCCGGAAGTATTTTATTATGCAGGAATAACCGCTTACGCAGATAAAGATTTTGTAAAAGCAGAAAGATTTCTAAACAAAGCATCAGAATCAAAAAATTCAGAGATTAGAAAGAAAGCATTGATATATTTAGCAGAAATCTATTTAATAAATAAAGATGATGAAAATTTTGTCAATACAGTTTCACAGCTAAAAGAGTTTGACCAAATCTATGCATATGATTTACTTGGTTGGTACTTTTACTTAAATGGAGACTATCAAAACGCTTTTAAAGCCTTTAAAGACCCATATATGAAAGCAGTATCAGCCTTTAACGCAGGAGATTTAGAAGCTGTTAAAAATATAATTCAAAATAGAAACGATAGAAAATCAAAGTTTTTATTAGTTTATGTTTACATCAAAGAAAACGACCTTGAAAAAGCAAGAGAAGTGTTAAAAGAGCTGCTAAATGGAGATGATTTAATTGCAAAAAAAGCATACTATCTTTATGCTTACACATTTTTCTCCTCAGGAGATTTTGTAAGAGCATCCCAAGAGTTTAGCAAATTTTTAGAAAAATATAAAAATGATGATGATATATACACAAGGAAAGCACTTCTTAGACTTGCAGATAGCTACTACAACCTTGGAGAAAGAGACTTAGCAGTAAATATATACAAAGATTTCATAACCAAATACTCAGGTACTAAAGATAGTATTGATGCTGCCTACAATTTAATCATTCTTGAATCTAAAGGTTCTTCTGAAGATGTGGAAAGTATGATTAAAAGCTTTTTGGCTAAATATCCAAACTATCCTTTAGCAAATATTCTAAAAATCCAGCTTGCAGAGATTTATCAAAACAAAGGAAAAATAGAAGATGCTATTAAAATTTATCAAGAAGTAGCGGCATCAAATAGTAAAGAATCAGCCCTTGCTACTTACAAACTTGCAGAAAGCTACTATAAACTAAACCAACTTGACAAAGCAAAACAAGTTTTAATAGATTACTTAAATACAAACAACGAAGAATATAAAGTTCCAAGTAAATTACTTTTAGCAGAAATCTATGAAAAACAAAACGATTTAGACAATAGCATAAAAATCTATGAAGAGCTTAAAGAAAATGATGACGTTAAATTTAAACTTGCAAAAATACTACTTCAAAAAGGGGATTATGATAAAGCATCAGCATACTTTAAAGAACTTTTAGAAAAACACCCTGAAAAGGTTAATGAACTTAGCTTTTATATTGGAAAAACATATTATCTTATGAACAATGAAAAAGATGCTGTAAGTTATTTAGAAAATGGGACAAAATCCTCAAACTACAACGACGCGGCAGAAAGCTATTACCTCCTTGGTATGATTTATAATAAAGAAAATCCTAATAAAGCGTTGAACTACTTTTTAAACGGAATATATCTATATCCAGAAGCAAAGGATATTACAGCAAAATCGAGAATCGAAGCTGCAAAAATCTTATTAAAAGCTGAAAAAAGAAAAGAAGCATCTTGCCTGCTTACACCTTTACAAAATTACGAAGATGAAAATATTAAAAATACAGCCATAAACATTTTAAAAGATTTACCAAAATGTGTGAGGTAG
- a CDS encoding CoB--CoM heterodisulfide reductase iron-sulfur subunit B family protein, with amino-acid sequence MKYAFYTGCSAKGVAPELYDSTKLVAEKLGMELIELEAATCCGAGAVQEKDEFLSLVINARNLALAEELGLDMLTICNTCTLMLREAKFKLDHDPEVRAAVNEVLKESGLEYKGTIEVTHFLWEVIDAVGLDKIKEMVVRPLKEFKIAPFYGCHIIRPPYLTGYEDPDNPTSIERLIEALGGTPVDHDARLACCGFHSFWSAEDKVTLRLTAMDTQAAKKEKADFMVTPCPLCHTQLDAMQPEAEEKIGVNIGMPVLHLPQLIGLAIGLKPKELGLHKHVISTKAIIEKVA; translated from the coding sequence ATGAAATATGCATTTTATACAGGATGTTCAGCTAAGGGTGTAGCTCCTGAGCTTTATGATTCAACAAAGCTTGTTGCAGAAAAGCTTGGAATGGAATTAATAGAGCTTGAAGCTGCTACTTGCTGTGGAGCAGGTGCCGTTCAAGAAAAAGATGAATTTTTATCTCTTGTTATAAATGCAAGAAACTTAGCATTGGCAGAAGAGCTTGGGCTTGATATGTTAACAATCTGTAATACTTGTACATTAATGCTTAGAGAAGCAAAATTCAAATTAGACCATGACCCAGAAGTTAGAGCTGCAGTTAATGAAGTTTTAAAAGAATCCGGATTAGAATATAAAGGAACGATAGAAGTTACTCACTTTTTATGGGAAGTAATAGATGCGGTTGGTCTTGATAAAATTAAAGAAATGGTGGTAAGACCATTAAAAGAGTTTAAAATAGCTCCTTTCTATGGTTGTCACATCATAAGACCACCTTACTTAACAGGATACGAAGACCCAGACAACCCAACTTCTATAGAGAGATTGATAGAAGCTCTTGGCGGAACACCGGTAGACCATGATGCAAGGCTTGCTTGCTGTGGATTCCATTCTTTCTGGTCTGCAGAAGACAAAGTTACATTAAGATTAACAGCAATGGATACACAAGCAGCAAAAAAAGAAAAAGCCGACTTTATGGTAACACCTTGTCCATTATGCCATACGCAACTTGATGCTATGCAGCCGGAAGCAGAAGAAAAAATCGGAGTAAATATTGGAATGCCGGTTTTACACTTACCACAGCTTATAGGTTTAGCAATAGGTTTAAAACCAAAAGAGCTTGGATTACACAAGCATGTAATTTCAACAAAAGCAATCATTGAAAAAGTAGCATAG
- a CDS encoding cold-shock protein, which produces MAVTGTVKWFDSKKGFGFITRDDNGQDIFVHFSAIQGSGFKNLEEGQKVRFEIVQDEKGPRADKVEKL; this is translated from the coding sequence ATGGCAGTAACAGGGACAGTAAAATGGTTTGATTCAAAAAAAGGTTTTGGTTTCATTACAAGAGATGACAATGGACAAGACATATTTGTACACTTCTCAGCTATCCAAGGTTCTGGATTTAAGAACTTAGAAGAAGGTCAAAAAGTTAGATTTGAAATCGTTCAAGACGAAAAAGGTCCAAGAGCTGATAAAGTAGAAAAACTTTAA
- a CDS encoding metalloregulator ArsR/SmtB family transcription factor codes for MELKEGTKELEKWQDEQFLEDTAELLKALAHPARLKIIGFLASGKKCVKHIWEALDLPQPNVSQHLSVLRNRGILGYKREGSIVCYYIKDKRVLDLYKNLTQED; via the coding sequence ATGGAATTGAAGGAAGGAACAAAAGAGCTTGAAAAATGGCAAGATGAACAATTTTTAGAAGATACAGCTGAACTTCTTAAAGCTTTAGCTCATCCGGCGAGACTTAAAATTATCGGGTTTCTTGCAAGCGGAAAAAAATGCGTTAAACATATATGGGAAGCTTTAGATTTGCCACAACCAAACGTATCTCAACATCTATCAGTATTGAGAAACAGAGGAATACTTGGATACAAGCGAGAAGGCTCAATTGTATGTTATTATATTAAGGATAAAAGAGTATTAGATTTATACAAAAATTTAACACAGGAGGATTAA
- the rimM gene encoding ribosome maturation factor RimM (Essential for efficient processing of 16S rRNA), protein MKKDLIAIGKIHGTHGVKGNLKFEIFVKNFYLPEEIYIKDEENELQPLNIETVDRKKGLIKFKNYDTPEKAKEISHRLIYVPEDLLPKLGEDEFYEFQLIGMDVYYNDKLIGKVEKIDDRLSQAYLIIKCTDEKTRHLPFINEFVKDVNVKENKMQITPPEGWFSL, encoded by the coding sequence ATGAAAAAAGACCTTATAGCCATTGGAAAGATTCACGGAACCCATGGCGTAAAAGGCAATTTAAAATTTGAGATATTTGTTAAAAATTTTTATCTACCGGAAGAGATATACATAAAAGATGAAGAAAATGAGCTGCAACCTTTGAACATAGAAACCGTAGACAGAAAAAAAGGATTGATAAAGTTCAAAAACTATGACACACCAGAAAAAGCAAAAGAAATTAGCCATAGGCTAATTTATGTACCAGAAGATTTGCTGCCAAAACTTGGAGAAGATGAGTTTTACGAATTTCAATTAATTGGAATGGATGTTTATTATAATGACAAGCTAATTGGAAAGGTTGAAAAAATAGATGATAGATTATCTCAAGCGTATTTGATAATAAAATGCACAGATGAAAAAACAAGACACTTACCATTTATTAATGAATTTGTGAAAGATGTAAATGTAAAAGAAAACAAAATGCAAATAACACCGCCGGAAGGATGGTTTAGCTTATAG
- a CDS encoding LptF/LptG family permease, producing MKILDKYLIKLFFKNFILLIGLFSLIITSSQLLHLPSFAYSMNIIDFSKLLFLIDISFIKYQLLFAFFISWLLVGISLRDKNEIYAVYSAGISKKQLLKPVFIMTVIFVIIAFVFSTVIVPSANRERYKFLTYKVKSYILENVSPKNFSKINDNVSVYVEKKEKNTFYNILIYNASNGYLITAKEGMFISNNLILKDGYIQLPSEKSFDTIKYEKYTFSLDVSYIKEISMQDFRTKDLLKLAVEEDSKVLSILADRFYFVIPFMFLGFIGFLSGINTYRSKETLLTFAVSLSIGYMVLNYYFLKIIEKMPALFFVYPILLIVIFYLVYKLQEKDKK from the coding sequence ATGAAAATTCTTGATAAGTATCTGATAAAGTTATTTTTTAAAAACTTTATACTGCTTATCGGACTATTTTCACTGATCATAACATCTTCTCAGCTTTTGCATCTTCCATCTTTTGCCTACAGTATGAATATAATAGACTTTTCAAAGCTGCTGTTTTTGATAGACATATCTTTTATAAAATATCAACTTCTTTTTGCTTTTTTTATAAGTTGGCTACTTGTTGGGATATCTTTAAGAGACAAAAATGAAATCTACGCTGTGTACTCTGCCGGCATATCAAAAAAACAGCTCTTAAAACCTGTTTTTATCATGACTGTTATTTTTGTAATCATTGCGTTTGTTTTTTCTACGGTTATAGTCCCATCAGCAAACAGAGAAAGATATAAATTTTTAACGTATAAAGTCAAAAGCTACATTTTAGAAAATGTTTCTCCAAAAAACTTTTCTAAGATAAACGACAATGTCTCTGTATACGTTGAAAAGAAGGAAAAAAACACTTTTTATAATATCTTGATTTATAATGCTTCTAACGGCTATCTTATCACAGCCAAAGAAGGTATGTTTATATCAAACAACCTAATTTTAAAAGATGGCTACATACAGCTACCATCCGAAAAATCCTTTGACACAATAAAGTACGAAAAATATACATTTAGCTTGGATGTTTCTTACATAAAAGAGATTTCTATGCAAGATTTTAGAACAAAAGATTTATTAAAACTTGCCGTTGAAGAAGATAGTAAAGTTTTATCTATTTTAGCTGATAGATTTTATTTTGTAATACCTTTTATGTTTTTAGGATTTATTGGTTTTTTATCAGGAATAAATACCTATCGTTCAAAAGAAACCCTTTTAACCTTTGCCGTCAGCCTGTCTATTGGCTATATGGTATTAAACTACTACTTTTTAAAAATCATTGAAAAAATGCCTGCATTGTTTTTTGTTTATCCAATTCTGTTGATAGTTATTTTTTACTTGGTTTATAAGCTTCAAGAAAAAGATAAAAAGTAG
- the lpxA gene encoding acyl-ACP--UDP-N-acetylglucosamine O-acyltransferase, with product MVEIHPTAIVSNKAKLGTNVKVGPFSIIEDEVEIGDNTVIHSSVKIRNYTKIGSNCEIFEGCVIGNIPQHLGFKGEISYVEIGNNTVLREYCTVHRGTSFDDGITRIGNNTYLMAYVHIAHDCKVGDNTILANCVTLAGHVKIGNYVFVGGLTPIHQFCRIGDYAMVGGASAVDKDIPPFTRASKNHVLLYGLNLVGLKRRGFSSETIKLLKEAYRILFRTSPTLAEGIKEVEEKLPKTKEIQMLLDFVKTTKRGIAPEASKRKLLISDEE from the coding sequence ATGGTAGAAATACATCCAACAGCAATTGTTAGTAATAAAGCAAAGCTTGGGACCAACGTTAAGGTTGGTCCTTTTTCTATTATTGAGGATGAAGTAGAAATTGGCGATAACACAGTCATTCATTCATCTGTCAAAATTAGAAATTATACAAAAATAGGTTCAAACTGCGAAATCTTTGAAGGCTGTGTTATTGGAAACATTCCGCAGCATCTTGGCTTTAAAGGTGAAATTTCTTACGTAGAAATCGGCAATAATACAGTTTTAAGAGAATACTGTACAGTACACAGAGGAACATCTTTTGATGATGGAATTACAAGAATCGGAAATAATACTTACTTGATGGCATACGTTCATATTGCTCATGATTGCAAAGTAGGAGACAATACAATCTTAGCTAACTGTGTCACATTAGCAGGACACGTAAAAATAGGAAACTATGTATTTGTAGGCGGACTAACACCGATACATCAATTTTGCAGAATTGGTGATTATGCTATGGTAGGCGGTGCATCTGCCGTAGATAAAGATATACCACCTTTTACAAGGGCGTCAAAAAATCATGTTTTATTGTATGGTTTAAATTTAGTTGGTTTAAAAAGAAGAGGATTTAGCTCAGAAACTATAAAACTTTTAAAAGAAGCATACAGAATATTATTTAGAACATCTCCAACTTTGGCAGAGGGTATAAAAGAAGTAGAAGAAAAACTTCCTAAGACTAAAGAAATTCAAATGCTTTTAGACTTTGTCAAAACAACAAAAAGAGGAATAGCCCCAGAAGCTTCAAAAAGGAAACTGCTTATATCTGACGAAGAATGA
- the trxA gene encoding thioredoxin, whose amino-acid sequence MAGKVISVNESNFEQEVLNSDVPVLVDFWAPWCGPCRLIAPIVEELAVELEGKAKVVKVNTDENPNLAMKYGIRAIPTIMVFKNGRVVDTKVGVQSKEVLKALLT is encoded by the coding sequence ATGGCTGGCAAAGTTATATCCGTGAACGAATCCAATTTTGAACAAGAAGTATTAAACTCAGATGTGCCTGTATTAGTAGACTTTTGGGCTCCATGGTGTGGTCCATGTAGATTAATAGCTCCGATCGTAGAAGAGCTTGCAGTAGAATTAGAGGGAAAAGCAAAGGTTGTAAAAGTAAATACAGATGAAAATCCTAATCTTGCAATGAAATATGGCATAAGAGCTATTCCAACAATCATGGTATTCAAAAACGGAAGAGTAGTTGATACAAAAGTTGGCGTACAATCTAAGGAAGTTTTAAAAGCATTACTTACATAA
- the moaA gene encoding GTP 3',8-cyclase MoaA, whose amino-acid sequence MEISYLRISVTDKCNLKCFYCRPDNQEFIPHEEILRYEEIVRLVKAMTKYGLKKVRITGGEPLVRPQIENLVKLIREIPEIEDIGMTTNAITLKHHAEKLKEAGLDRLNISIDSLKPELFHQITKGRLEDVLEGIRMSKKLGFDPIKVNAVIIKGLNEDEALDFVKFAIDYGVEVRFIEMMPIGHGYIKWNEEMVKPLDQVREKIEEKYGRLIPSTSIGSGAARVYEIPKLGVKVGFITPISNPFCDGCSKLRLTAEGKIKLCLRTDEELSVKEVLRYGTDEDLDEFLRKVLIAKEISNLNIQKSNYAFSDCVRVMTSIGG is encoded by the coding sequence ATGGAAATTTCATATCTTAGAATATCAGTTACAGATAAATGTAATCTTAAATGTTTCTACTGCAGACCTGATAATCAGGAATTCATTCCACATGAAGAAATATTGAGATATGAAGAGATAGTAAGACTTGTAAAAGCAATGACAAAATACGGATTAAAAAAAGTCAGAATTACAGGCGGAGAGCCGTTGGTAAGACCACAGATAGAAAACTTAGTTAAGCTAATTAGAGAAATCCCTGAAATAGAAGATATAGGAATGACAACAAACGCTATAACACTAAAACACCATGCAGAAAAGCTTAAAGAAGCAGGCTTAGATAGATTGAATATAAGCATAGATAGCCTAAAGCCAGAATTATTTCATCAGATAACAAAAGGTAGATTGGAAGATGTTTTGGAAGGAATAAGGATGAGCAAAAAACTTGGATTTGACCCAATCAAAGTCAATGCAGTAATAATAAAAGGTTTAAACGAAGATGAAGCTTTAGATTTTGTAAAATTTGCAATAGATTATGGTGTTGAAGTAAGATTCATTGAGATGATGCCAATTGGTCATGGTTATATAAAATGGAATGAAGAGATGGTTAAACCATTAGACCAAGTGAGAGAAAAGATTGAAGAAAAGTATGGAAGATTAATCCCTTCAACGTCTATAGGTAGTGGTGCAGCAAGGGTTTATGAAATACCAAAATTAGGTGTGAAGGTTGGCTTTATTACTCCTATCTCAAATCCTTTCTGTGATGGATGCTCTAAATTAAGACTTACAGCAGAAGGAAAAATAAAACTTTGCTTGAGAACGGATGAAGAACTATCAGTTAAAGAAGTATTAAGATATGGAACTGATGAAGATTTAGATGAATTTTTAAGAAAAGTTTTAATAGCTAAGGAAATTTCAAATCTAAACATTCAAAAATCAAATTATGCTTTTTCAGACTGTGTAAGAGTTATGACGAGCATTGGCGGTTGA
- the lpxI gene encoding UDP-2,3-diacylglucosamine diphosphatase LpxI (LpxI, functionally equivalent to LpxH, replaces it in LPS biosynthesis in a minority of bacteria.) → MKIGLIAGSGELPKAFAKSAYQNNEDLTIIAIKSSADKELERYGKTHWFSFTEAQKIIDFLKKENIQNLVMLGKIEHSSILFHFHKLDHRAKTFLSKLKDKRAKSILHSIIQELESEGFKFIDPTPYLKELLIPEGFLINPVDDTEVLNDVEFGIKIAKEIADLDIGQTVVVKDGVVIAVEGVEGTDKCILRGGELGGENTVVCKTARSNQDMRYDVPVIGLKTLESMKKAKAKVLAVEANKTFLLEREKFINRVKEYGITVMSVKV, encoded by the coding sequence ATGAAAATCGGACTTATCGCAGGTAGTGGAGAACTTCCAAAAGCCTTTGCAAAATCAGCCTATCAAAACAACGAAGACCTAACAATCATAGCCATAAAATCCTCAGCAGATAAAGAGTTAGAACGCTATGGAAAAACTCACTGGTTTTCATTCACAGAAGCTCAAAAAATAATAGATTTTCTCAAAAAAGAAAACATTCAAAACCTTGTTATGCTTGGGAAAATAGAGCATAGCTCTATACTTTTTCATTTTCATAAATTAGACCATAGAGCAAAAACATTTTTAAGTAAATTGAAAGACAAAAGGGCAAAATCTATACTCCATTCAATCATTCAGGAGCTTGAGTCAGAAGGATTTAAATTTATAGACCCAACACCTTATTTAAAAGAGTTGCTAATCCCGGAAGGTTTTTTGATAAATCCGGTTGATGATACAGAAGTTTTAAACGATGTAGAATTTGGGATAAAGATAGCAAAAGAGATTGCAGACCTTGATATTGGTCAAACTGTGGTTGTAAAAGATGGTGTTGTGATAGCTGTGGAAGGCGTGGAAGGAACTGATAAGTGTATTTTAAGAGGTGGGGAGCTTGGAGGAGAGAATACAGTAGTCTGTAAAACTGCACGTAGTAATCAAGATATGAGATACGACGTTCCAGTTATTGGCTTAAAAACTCTTGAAAGTATGAAGAAAGCAAAAGCCAAAGTTTTGGCAGTCGAGGCAAATAAAACATTTTTGTTAGAAAGAGAGAAGTTTATAAATAGAGTAAAGGAATATGGCATTACTGTAATGTCTGTTAAGGTTTAA
- a CDS encoding thiamine phosphate synthase, producing MLHRFYFITDRKKFKKPFLDTIKEVLDKGIRLFQIREKDLPDNELFKLTEDVLKIAEGYDVKIIINSRLDVALLLNLDGVHLPENGLPIEPIKKKFPNLIVGKSCHSLECGLQAYQDGVDYVFISPIFQVEGKAPPIGVEKLREIVNKLPLPVYALGGINKYNVQSVLDTGVYGIASIRYFLD from the coding sequence ATGCTCCATAGATTTTATTTTATTACTGACAGAAAAAAGTTTAAAAAACCTTTTCTTGATACTATAAAAGAAGTTTTAGATAAAGGCATTAGATTATTTCAAATCAGAGAAAAAGACCTTCCAGATAATGAACTTTTTAAGCTTACGGAAGATGTTTTAAAGATTGCCGAAGGTTACGATGTAAAGATAATCATCAATAGCAGGCTTGATGTTGCTTTACTTTTAAATCTTGATGGCGTGCATCTTCCAGAAAATGGTCTTCCAATAGAGCCAATAAAGAAAAAATTTCCTAATTTGATAGTTGGCAAGTCTTGTCATTCTTTGGAATGTGGATTACAGGCTTATCAAGATGGGGTAGATTATGTTTTTATTTCTCCAATTTTTCAGGTAGAAGGCAAAGCACCACCGATCGGGGTAGAAAAGTTAAGAGAGATAGTAAATAAATTACCTTTGCCTGTTTATGCTCTTGGTGGTATAAATAAGTACAATGTTCAATCTGTGCTTGATACAGGCGTTTATGGAATTGCAAGCATAAGATATTTTTTAGATTAG
- a CDS encoding cold shock domain-containing protein — protein sequence MRITGTVKWFNSKKGFGFITRDDGQGDVFVHFSAIQSRGFKTLEEGQKVEFEIAQDEKGPKAANVVRV from the coding sequence GTGCGTATCACAGGTACAGTTAAGTGGTTCAACTCAAAGAAAGGATTTGGCTTCATCACAAGAGATGATGGTCAAGGGGACGTTTTTGTTCATTTTTCAGCGATTCAGTCAAGAGGATTCAAAACTCTTGAAGAAGGTCAAAAAGTAGAGTTTGAAATTGCTCAGGACGAAAAAGGTCCAAAAGCAGCAAACGTAGTAAGAGTTTAA